In bacterium, the genomic stretch TGAGGAACTCGAGGCGGAGGGTGGCGGCGGCCAACCCGGAGACGACGGTCAGTCCGACGGCGGCGGAACCGGCCAGGCAGGAGGCGGGCGATGATCAGCTCGCAGAAACAGGACGTCCAGCACTGGCTCGACTCGATGCGCGGCGCGGATGATCCCGACGCCGCCGGGCGGGGCGGCAACCCGCGCTGGCTGCCCCGCAGCCGCGCCGGCGCCTCGATTGCGGTGGTGGCGCTGGCGGTGATGGCAGGGTTCTGGATCTGGGCGTTCTCGCCGCTGGCGCCGAGCGGCCACCCCGACACCCTCTACAACGTGGTCTTCACCCACAATGCCGAGGACATCTGCGCGACCACAGTCGCGGCGGTGGGACGACTGCCGGGGGCGGCCGAAGCGACCGGACCGGAGGATCGGGCGAGCCAGATCAGAGCATCCACGCCGCTGTTCGAGGACATGGTCGGCGAGCTGCGGACCGAGGCGGACGATGTCGTGGGATCCGACGCCGACCTGCTGGACGCCTGGCTGGCGGACTGGGACACCTACCTGGGTGACCGTCGCGCCTACGCCGCCACGCTCGCCGGCGGGAGCGACCCCCCGTTCACGGTGAGTTCCCGCGACGGCGAGGCCATCACCGGCTACATCGACATCTTCGCCGAGGTCAACGCCATGCCGAGCTGCGCCACACCCGGCGACGTCTGAGGCTCAGAATCTCCCCGCTTGCCGCAGCGGATCCCACTCCGTCATTCCGGCCTTGGGCCCCACTTCGTCATTCCGGCGAAAGACGGAATCCAGGGGCCAGTGAATCGGCTGAAACGAACCGTCGGAAGTCTGACGGGACGGCGTCAGGTCTCGACTTGGCCCGAGAGGTAGAGGCGGTCGAGATCCAGGCCGAGCTTCTCCCGGCGGGCGATGCGGGCGTCGAGGGACCGCTTGATGCCCGCGCTGAGGGCCTCGATCTCGAGCAGCCGCCGGGCGCTGTCGAGGTCGTTGCGATCCACGTTCAGGACGCGTCCAGCCTCGGCGACGCTCCAGTCGTGCGAGGTGTCCCGCTCCACGAGGCGCATCTCGTCACCGGCGGCCACGTCACCCTCCTGCAGCACGCGCATGAGGTAGCCGGTGAACCCGGTCTCCTGCACGACGATGGAGATGTCCTTGCGGCCGTAGCGGGCGGCGATCTTGTAGCAGGGCGACCGCGGCTCGCTGACCTGCACGGTGCAGGATCCAAGCTCGAAGGTGTCGCCGATGTGCACGTCGGCCTCGGTCAGCCCGTCCACGGTGAGGTTCTCGGCGAACGCCCCGGCGTCGGGAATGTCGACGCCGAGGTCGCGCCAGAACGGGTAGTGGTCGCGGGAGTAGACGAGCACCGCCGCGTCCTCGCCGCCGTGGCCCTCGTAGACGTGCTCGTCACCCTCGACACCCAGGCCGTGAACGCGCACCGGTCCCTCGACGGGCCGCTTCACGAAGGCGCTGGCGATGGCGCGGCCGCTGGAGTCCAACTCCCCGACCGCGCCCACACAGACCGCCGCCACCCGCCCCCGTAGCTCATGGCTCATCCGGCCAACCTATC encodes the following:
- a CDS encoding MOSC domain-containing protein gives rise to the protein MSHELRGRVAAVCVGAVGELDSSGRAIASAFVKRPVEGPVRVHGLGVEGDEHVYEGHGGEDAAVLVYSRDHYPFWRDLGVDIPDAGAFAENLTVDGLTEADVHIGDTFELGSCTVQVSEPRSPCYKIAARYGRKDISIVVQETGFTGYLMRVLQEGDVAAGDEMRLVERDTSHDWSVAEAGRVLNVDRNDLDSARRLLEIEALSAGIKRSLDARIARREKLGLDLDRLYLSGQVET